Within the Prevotella scopos JCM 17725 genome, the region CCTAAGAGACCGTAAATTCGGTTCTCATTGAGTTGTAGATTCAGTCCCTCAAACACGTTATGCTTACTTTTTGGGTAGCTGAAAGTCAGTTCATTTACTTGAATCATAAGGCTTTTCTTTTTAATAGATTGTTTTATTTGATTGCATTTTTTATTCTCAGTTTTTAACTCATATGTACCACTATAATAGTACACTGCAAATGTAAGATTAAAAATCAATACTTGCAAGGATTTTAGTAAAAAAGTGATGAAAAAATAATATTTTTTTCAGAATCAGCCTCAACTAAACAATCATACTCTATAGGTTTTATAAGAAAAAAGATAGCCATATATCAATAAGGTATAAATGGAATAGAGCGACAACTATAAAACACGTTTTGTAATAAATTTTCCTCATTTCATTTTCAATTCATGCTTAATAGCATTTGAATTAAGCCTTAGTTAGCTCCCAAAAGATACCTTTTTGAGGTCTAACTAACGCCCTTTAAGAAGCCAACTAAGCACCTTTTAAAATTCGACCTTATAACAATCAGAATATAAGGAAGTTACAAAGACAACACAAAACCCACTTTTATACATTTCAAAAGACTTAAAAGCAAGAAATTATGTAAACATATTTCACACCTTAAAAGGTAAAATATGGTTCTATAACGAATCGTGTGGGTTGTGTGTTGATATTCCGCACGAGTGGTGCGGGTGCTCAGCACATGTGGTGCGGATGGTATGCACCACATGTGCGGAGGATTAACACCATCGCTGTATATGGAAGGGTAGGGATTTAATGTGCGTTAAGCGTATTAAAACGAAGGTCAATTTGGAGTTATGTTTCGTTGGAGGCTATACTTTTTGACAATATTTTGCTCTATGACGAATTACCCACACGATTCGTTATAGAGCCTAAAATATTCTATCAAAGAATAAGCTCTTAACCATACTCCAAACCCCAAAAAGCAAATAAAAGACAGCTTTTAAGTGAAGTCTTTAATGAAAAGCATCAATTAAATAATAAGAAAATAGTAACTTTGTAAACATAAACAATTTACCATAAAGTTTGAAACTCAACAAGCAGATACTGCACTTCCAATACATACTTAACCAACTATTTGAGGCGGAAAAGTTCTCCAGTTCTCATTAGGAAAGGATTAATGAGGGAGAGTCGCACCTATTCATAAATAGCATTAAATTCAAAACAACAATAAATGAGCCGTATATTCCTAAAAACAATCATACTTTCTCTGTCCTTATTGGCAATTGCATGCCAAGGAGAGAAAAAGAAGGGAGATTTCTCAACATTAGACAAACCCTTTGTAGAATCCTATAACAGCGATAAGGCTGATGTTCTCAACACATCAGATAGAAAAAAGAATGCCAATCAAAAGAAGTCTTTTGAAGCAAAACAAGGTTTGGAGATTCCTATCGGAAAAGCCAATGTTCCGTCTCTCCTACTTTATCGTGAGGGCTATACAACCTCATACAATGTAGAAACACGTACGCCTAACTGGGTGGCATGGCACCTAACTGCAAGCCATACCAACGGGCCAGCTAAGCGCAATGGGATTAACTTTCAAGCAGATGAAGAGGTACCAGAACCGCGCGTTGACACCTATGATTATATGCGTTCGGGATACGATCGTGGACACATGTGTCCTGCTGGTGATAACCATTGGAGCCAAAAAGCAATGGAACAGAGTTTCCTGATGACGAATATTTGTCCACAAGTACCAGCCTTGAACAGTGGTCTATGGAACACTATAGAGAAGCAATGTCGCACATGGGCACAAGAATATGGCGATG harbors:
- a CDS encoding DNA/RNA non-specific endonuclease — translated: MSRIFLKTIILSLSLLAIACQGEKKKGDFSTLDKPFVESYNSDKADVLNTSDRKKNANQKKSFEAKQGLEIPIGKANVPSLLLYREGYTTSYNVETRTPNWVAWHLTASHTNGPAKRNGINFQADEEVPEPRVDTYDYMRSGYDRGHMCPAGDNHWSQKAMEQSFLMTNICPQVPALNSGLWNTIEKQCRTWAQEYGDVYIVCGPIYFNQKHKTIGKNKIQVPEAFFKVILRLKDEPKAIGFICRNASAKGHKKTDYVNSVDEVERITGMDFLSQLPDDIEQQIEGQADIKDWN